The following proteins are encoded in a genomic region of Sorangiineae bacterium MSr12523:
- the msrA gene encoding peptide-methionine (S)-S-oxide reductase MsrA, whose product MFRMIKTIKGAAAVVAVVASGCHGTSNEAAAAETTAGQTSRGAVAKTSVGTNPGQAGRGTPLVVENGHALAAFAEGCFWGSENTFRHVPGVVATAVGYTGGKTSSPTYEDVSSHTTGHAETVLVEFDPAKVTYAQLLGVFFRSHDPTTKNRQGPDIGDQYRSAIFTFSPEQDTAARAAVGEAQAKAKKPIVTQISPIGRFWIAEDYHQQYDEKTGRESCPLPSVLYGK is encoded by the coding sequence ATGTTTCGCATGATCAAGACGATAAAGGGCGCAGCCGCTGTCGTTGCCGTGGTCGCGAGCGGTTGCCACGGAACCTCCAATGAAGCCGCCGCGGCGGAGACCACCGCGGGACAGACCTCCCGCGGTGCAGTGGCCAAAACATCGGTGGGCACCAACCCGGGGCAAGCAGGGCGGGGGACCCCGCTCGTGGTCGAAAATGGGCACGCGCTTGCGGCCTTCGCCGAGGGGTGCTTCTGGGGCTCGGAGAACACGTTCCGCCACGTGCCCGGCGTCGTGGCCACGGCCGTCGGCTACACCGGTGGCAAGACGTCGTCGCCGACGTACGAAGACGTGAGCTCGCACACCACGGGTCACGCGGAGACCGTGCTCGTGGAGTTCGATCCGGCCAAGGTGACGTACGCGCAATTGCTCGGCGTGTTCTTCCGCTCCCACGATCCCACGACGAAGAATCGCCAGGGCCCGGACATCGGCGATCAGTACCGCAGCGCCATCTTCACCTTCTCCCCGGAGCAAGACACCGCCGCGCGTGCGGCCGTGGGTGAGGCGCAGGCCAAGGCGAAGAAGCCCATCGTGACTCAAATTTCGCCCATCGGGCGCTTCTGGATCGCGGAGGACTACCACCAGCAATACGACGAGAAAACAGGCCGCGAATCCTGCCCATTGCCCAGCGTTCTTTACGGCAAATAG
- a CDS encoding zinc-ribbon domain-containing protein, producing the protein MSTRVVADFPRLVAEWHKTRNHHLTPGRVGAGSDKYIWWKCPHGRDHVWQATPWKRAYGEQGCPYCAGKKVSATNSLAKQYPKVAKQWHPTKNAPLTPHEVVGTSCRRVWWKCPNGPDHEWQTKVEDRTRRENGCPYCRGRRVSVTNCFAIVAPDIAREWHPTKNGKVTPDRVSAQSWSKRWWKCPKGRDHVWQAPIGHRVSHQTGCPMCSRRFLSESTTLKADAPQFARYWHPTKNGKLRPSDVSSVSRHKVWWKCPKGPDHEWLCAVASRVRAKNGCPFCGGRKLSVTNSLQAKYPRVASEWHPTKNRPVTPKDILPGTGRRFWWRCVLGHEWRAFVTNRTTHGSGCPTCAPRGRRPALTIIKREMVRFPSDY; encoded by the coding sequence GTGAGTACGAGGGTCGTCGCGGACTTTCCACGGCTCGTCGCCGAGTGGCACAAAACGCGGAACCATCACTTGACCCCGGGGCGAGTCGGCGCCGGGTCGGACAAGTACATCTGGTGGAAGTGCCCGCACGGGCGCGATCACGTTTGGCAGGCCACGCCGTGGAAACGAGCCTACGGCGAACAGGGCTGCCCGTACTGCGCGGGCAAGAAGGTGTCGGCCACCAATTCGCTGGCCAAGCAGTATCCCAAAGTGGCCAAGCAGTGGCATCCCACGAAAAATGCGCCGCTGACGCCTCACGAGGTCGTGGGCACGTCATGCCGGCGCGTTTGGTGGAAGTGTCCGAACGGGCCGGACCACGAATGGCAGACCAAGGTCGAAGACCGCACGCGCCGCGAGAATGGGTGCCCCTATTGCCGCGGCCGGCGGGTGTCGGTGACCAATTGCTTCGCCATCGTGGCGCCGGACATCGCGCGCGAGTGGCACCCGACGAAAAATGGGAAGGTCACACCCGACCGGGTGTCGGCGCAATCATGGTCCAAGCGCTGGTGGAAATGCCCGAAGGGCCGCGACCACGTGTGGCAAGCGCCCATCGGTCACCGTGTGAGCCACCAAACGGGCTGCCCCATGTGCTCGCGGAGGTTTCTCTCGGAGAGCACCACGTTGAAGGCCGACGCGCCGCAGTTTGCGCGCTATTGGCACCCGACGAAGAACGGTAAGCTGCGCCCAAGCGATGTGTCGTCGGTGAGCCGCCACAAGGTGTGGTGGAAGTGCCCCAAAGGGCCCGACCACGAGTGGCTCTGCGCCGTCGCCAGTCGTGTGCGCGCGAAGAATGGCTGCCCGTTCTGCGGGGGGCGCAAGCTCTCGGTGACGAATTCGCTGCAGGCGAAGTATCCGCGCGTCGCCTCCGAGTGGCACCCCACGAAGAACCGGCCCGTGACGCCGAAGGACATTCTGCCCGGCACGGGCCGTCGTTTCTGGTGGCGATGCGTCCTCGGCCACGAGTGGCGTGCCTTCGTGACGAATCGGACCACGCACGGATCGGGATGCCCAACGTGCGCCCCGCGAGGCCGTCGCCCTGCCCTGACCATCATCAAAAGAGAAATGGTGCGCTTTCCTTCGGATTATTGA
- a CDS encoding SDR family oxidoreductase, translating to MDLQLQGKTALVTGSTLGIGKALAARLFREGAKVIVTGRSQGSVERTVTELRALDPRRDPRDIRGIAADLGTAEGTEAALRILADGPKIDILVNNVGYFEFKPFPEVTDADWLSMWELNVMSGIRLTRAILPGMLERNSGRVIFVSSEVALKPYPEMIHYSVTKTAQVSLARGLAELTKGTQVTVNSVIVGPTQTEGVDTFLEKIAAGVGKTLEEVKNGFFRPEMNGASLLQRFATAEEIADVIAFLSSPLSAAINGAAQRADGGLVRVI from the coding sequence ATGGATTTGCAACTCCAAGGAAAAACGGCACTCGTCACGGGATCGACGCTGGGCATCGGCAAGGCGCTGGCGGCACGTCTCTTTCGCGAGGGGGCCAAGGTCATCGTGACGGGCCGCTCGCAAGGCAGCGTGGAGCGCACGGTGACCGAGCTTCGCGCGCTCGATCCTCGGCGTGACCCGCGCGACATCCGTGGCATCGCCGCGGACCTGGGCACGGCGGAGGGCACCGAGGCCGCACTTCGCATTCTGGCCGACGGACCGAAGATCGATATTCTCGTAAACAACGTCGGCTATTTCGAATTCAAACCTTTCCCCGAGGTGACCGATGCCGATTGGCTCTCCATGTGGGAACTCAATGTCATGAGCGGTATTCGGCTGACGCGCGCCATTCTGCCGGGCATGCTCGAGCGCAATTCCGGCCGGGTCATCTTCGTCTCCAGCGAGGTGGCCCTCAAACCGTATCCGGAGATGATTCATTATTCGGTGACCAAGACGGCGCAGGTGTCGCTTGCCCGCGGCCTCGCCGAACTGACCAAGGGCACGCAGGTCACGGTGAACAGCGTCATCGTCGGTCCGACGCAGACCGAGGGCGTGGATACCTTCCTCGAGAAGATTGCGGCGGGCGTAGGCAAGACGCTGGAGGAGGTGAAGAACGGCTTCTTCCGTCCCGAGATGAACGGCGCGTCGTTGCTGCAGCGCTTCGCCACGGCGGAGGAAATTGCGGATGTCATTGCGTTCCTCTCCTCGCCGCTTTCCGCCGCCATCAACGGCGCGGCTCAGCGCGCCGACGGCGGGCTGGTACGGGTCATTTAG